In Rhinatrema bivittatum chromosome 11, aRhiBiv1.1, whole genome shotgun sequence, a single window of DNA contains:
- the FAM110D gene encoding protein FAM110D, with the protein MKRAPLASSSSPLGLLNRGPGYLRRQIEMSSGSRTPSAVERLEADKSKYVKTQEVMNTRQDPVLTGCATPLLHRTRGLVVAQWCNNPDQDSEQNWCCAQQLTNGRPSQPVPVLRRNSGKRLLRPDSLVMYRQKRDCKVVNKENAKGGSLVRRLFQGSLREKPKSSPSAFTEEPSPTPKDDTQMLWVPVEKEGVRLAQGPISRQLSPIMRRRAQSSHLSPLISRRAWTPEQRRRESTGACLPLNPAKSPFVRAHWLEDSGCKLHLRCSLALSEKERFFDHCGLDRDLVELLGMDTFFSSGWDAVALPYGSADSEEQSEHSQSSYLGAEPAEEESNEKTPSPISVIERNARVIKWLYSCQRAKEKPRESTV; encoded by the coding sequence ATGAAACGTGCTCCTCTAGCAAGTTCTTCCTCACCCCTTGGACTACTGAACCGGGGTCCAGGGTATCTGCGTAGACAGATAGAGATGAGTagtggctcccggacccctagCGCTgttgagagactggaagcagataAATCCAAGTATGTCAAAACACAAGAAGTGATGAACACCAGGCAGGATCCTGTGCTCACAGGGTGTGCCACCCCACTGCTCCACCGTACCAGAGGACTAGTTGTTGCCCAGTGGTGCAATAACCCTGACCAAGACTCTGAGCAGAACTGGTGCTGTGCACAGCAGCTGACCAATGGAAGACCTTCCCAGCCAGTACCTGTGCTGAGGAGGAACTCTGGGAAACGCCTGCTGAGACCTGACTCGCTCGTCATGTATCGGCAGAAACGGGACTGCAAGGTGGTGAACAAGGAGAATGCCAAGGGTGGGAGCCTGGTGCGAAGGTTGTTTCAGGGATCGCTGAGAGAGAAGCCGAAGAGCTCTCCCAGTGCCTTCACGGAGGAGCCATCACCAACTCCGAAGGATGATACGCAAATGCTCTGGGTCCCAGTGGAGAAGGAAGGAGTAAGGTTAGCTCAGGGACCCATCAGTAGACAGCTGAGTCCAATAATGAGGCGCAGGGCTCAGAGCAGCCACCTCAGCCCATTGATAAGCCGCAGAGCATGGACTCCAGAGCAAAGGCGAAGAGAGTCAACTGGCGCATGTTTGCCCCTGAACCCTGCCAAAAGCCCATTTGTGAGAGCTCATTGGCTTGAGGACTCCGGCTGTAAGCTCCATCTGCGCTGCTCCCTTGCTTTGTCAGAGAAGGAGCGATTCTTTGATCACTGTGGTCTGGACAGGGACCTGGTGGAGCTTCTTGGGATGGATACGTTTTTCTCATCAGGATGGGATGCTGTGGCCCTGCCATATGGGAGCGCTGACTCTGAGGAGCAGAGTGAGCACTCACAGTCCAGCTACTTAGGGGCAGAGCCGGCTGAGGAGGAGTCGAATGAAAAGACGCCGTCCCCCATCTCTGTCATAGAGAGGAACGCTCGGGTCATTAAGTGGCTGTACAGCTGCCAGAGAGCCAAGGAGAAGCCACGAGAGTCCACAGTGTGA